A part of Prolixibacteraceae bacterium genomic DNA contains:
- a CDS encoding efflux RND transporter periplasmic adaptor subunit, which translates to MKNRSFGIGVVVLIILSVLTIGGSIMLKPKKVILQGEVEATEIKVATKLVGRIDSLTVREGDEVKQGTLLLTLESPEVSAKMEQAEAAKMAAVAQSHKAQNGARKEQIRAAHNLYLKAKSAADLMQTTYVRVDNLYKEGVVPQQKLDEAKTRYQAAKLTADAALSQYEMAKKGARYEDKQAAKALVARANGAVNEVASYMSEKKLVAPMDGEISSIIAKRGELITPGYPVVTITDLSDVWFTFNVKEDLLSKFKKGTEIDVLLPAMDMKKVRVKVTYIKAEGAYATYRATQTMGGFDMKTFEVRAVPVVKVEGLRPGMTALLDWNNI; encoded by the coding sequence ATGAAAAATAGAAGTTTTGGTATCGGAGTTGTAGTCTTAATCATTCTTTCTGTATTAACTATTGGTGGATCGATAATGTTGAAGCCTAAAAAGGTTATTCTTCAAGGTGAAGTCGAAGCGACAGAAATTAAGGTTGCAACGAAACTTGTTGGAAGAATTGATTCATTAACTGTGCGTGAAGGAGATGAAGTAAAACAAGGAACTTTATTGCTTACGCTTGAAAGTCCTGAGGTGTCTGCAAAGATGGAACAAGCTGAGGCTGCAAAGATGGCTGCTGTTGCTCAAAGTCATAAAGCTCAGAATGGTGCAAGAAAAGAGCAAATACGTGCTGCCCACAACCTATATTTGAAAGCAAAATCTGCTGCAGACTTAATGCAAACAACTTATGTTAGAGTTGATAATTTGTATAAGGAAGGTGTCGTTCCTCAGCAGAAACTTGATGAGGCAAAGACTCGTTATCAGGCAGCTAAGTTGACTGCAGATGCAGCGTTATCTCAGTATGAGATGGCGAAGAAGGGAGCTCGTTATGAAGATAAGCAAGCTGCAAAAGCACTTGTTGCACGAGCTAATGGTGCGGTAAATGAGGTTGCATCTTATATGTCAGAAAAGAAGCTTGTTGCGCCAATGGATGGCGAAATTTCAAGTATTATTGCTAAGCGAGGAGAGTTGATAACTCCTGGATATCCAGTGGTCACAATAACAGACCTTTCTGATGTTTGGTTTACGTTTAATGTGAAAGAGGATTTATTAAGTAAGTTTAAAAAAGGAACTGAAATTGATGTTTTGCTTCCTGCGATGGATATGAAGAAGGTCCGAGTGAAAGTTACTTATATCAAAGCCGAAGGAGCATATGCAACATATAGAGCTACTCAGACTATGGGTGGATTTGATATGAAGACATTTGAGGTGAGAGCAGTACCTGTTGTGAAAGTTGAAGGTTTGCGTCCTGGTATGACAGCATTACTAGATTGGAATAATATTTAA
- a CDS encoding transposase encodes MFQRERGKYPSKLLTNGDTPKPLPARSGYLLFQSRDQWKEKQKQRASILFELYPDLEKTYNLTHKLSMTFSHTEDTKVAYTKLARWFNDCFDNFSKISNIIFSHYSDILNFFENKSTIALQENHLMSK; translated from the coding sequence ATTTTCCAACGAGAAAGGGGGAAATATCCTTCAAAACTCCTAACCAATGGAGATACACCAAAACCACTTCCTGCAAGAAGTGGTTACCTTTTATTTCAATCAAGGGATCAATGGAAAGAGAAGCAGAAGCAAAGAGCTTCTATCCTGTTTGAATTATATCCTGATCTAGAGAAGACATATAACTTAACCCATAAATTGAGTATGACCTTCTCTCATACAGAAGACACGAAAGTTGCCTACACGAAACTAGCAAGATGGTTTAATGATTGTTTTGATAATTTTAGTAAAATATCAAACATCATTTTCAGCCACTATTCAGATATATTAAACTTCTTTGAGAATAAAAGTACAATTGCTTTGCAAGAGAATCATTTAATGTCAAAGTAA
- a CDS encoding SusD/RagB family nutrient-binding outer membrane lipoprotein, translating to MKNIKYITFVLLFVLLGCSNELTERNQNPNSPETVPTPTLLVNAQYRLVQDIRDEWFSGRMALLWVEYWTQSNYTDEDRYLYRENSNSNAWKLIYSDLMDLKTIIDLNVSEDTKGAMSAYGKNDNQIAVARILKSWTFLLLTETYGPIPYESYGNKDETFQALQAKENVITPLYADPKIVYFDIINELSASAKMIDESAVAFTQGDNIFNGDASKWKKFANSLVLRAAMRIRAKEPDFANKAIEEAIKSGVMKSVDDNALFRSEDNAKNGSPFYKAFAVGNRTDFVMAKPLIDLLKGESGPFNIVDPRLYYYAAPKGAKVTGKSGAKSISKGEYLPKEGDELGVGDYQVSNYDGMPYGLTSDETGAVGLENVSLPNSPMQSTFGNPFMDYAEVCLLLSEYKGWDQTEYENGVRASMLRWGVDEKYIKEYIDLMPAASMETVLTQKYIALYMQPYNTWAEYRRTGYPTILVKPNEVTFVDTEGVIDEDEKGKEYYFISLVSDVQSDLPNRVKYSNLEPLLNSVGYNAGLQALGGSGSDRMSTKLWWEKD from the coding sequence ATGAAAAACATTAAATACATAACCTTTGTCCTATTGTTCGTTTTATTAGGATGTTCTAATGAACTTACGGAAAGGAATCAGAACCCGAATTCACCGGAAACAGTTCCTACTCCAACTTTACTTGTCAATGCGCAGTATCGATTGGTTCAAGATATTCGGGATGAATGGTTTTCAGGTCGTATGGCTCTATTATGGGTTGAATATTGGACCCAATCAAACTATACCGATGAAGATAGATATCTTTATAGAGAGAATTCTAATTCAAATGCTTGGAAGTTGATATATTCAGATCTTATGGATTTGAAAACTATTATTGACCTGAATGTTAGTGAAGATACAAAAGGTGCTATGTCTGCTTATGGTAAAAATGACAACCAAATTGCTGTAGCTCGTATCTTAAAGTCGTGGACATTTTTGTTGTTAACTGAGACATATGGCCCCATCCCTTATGAATCTTATGGAAATAAAGACGAGACCTTCCAAGCTCTGCAAGCTAAAGAGAATGTTATAACTCCACTTTATGCAGATCCTAAAATAGTATATTTTGATATTATAAATGAGTTAAGTGCTTCTGCTAAAATGATTGATGAATCAGCAGTTGCATTTACTCAAGGAGACAATATTTTCAATGGAGATGCTTCTAAATGGAAAAAGTTCGCCAATTCACTTGTTTTACGTGCTGCAATGAGAATTCGTGCCAAAGAGCCTGATTTTGCAAACAAGGCTATTGAGGAGGCAATAAAAAGTGGCGTTATGAAAAGTGTTGATGATAATGCATTGTTTAGAAGTGAAGATAATGCTAAGAATGGTTCCCCATTTTATAAAGCATTTGCAGTGGGAAATAGGACTGACTTTGTAATGGCAAAACCGTTGATTGATTTATTAAAAGGAGAGTCTGGACCTTTTAATATTGTAGATCCTCGCCTTTACTATTATGCTGCACCTAAAGGTGCGAAGGTTACAGGTAAATCAGGTGCGAAGTCAATTTCTAAAGGAGAGTATCTTCCTAAGGAAGGTGATGAGTTGGGTGTTGGTGATTATCAGGTATCTAATTATGATGGAATGCCTTATGGTTTAACTAGTGATGAAACTGGGGCCGTTGGTTTAGAGAATGTTTCATTACCAAATTCTCCAATGCAGTCTACATTTGGGAATCCATTTATGGATTATGCAGAGGTCTGTTTACTGTTATCAGAATATAAGGGTTGGGATCAAACAGAATATGAAAACGGTGTGAGGGCCTCTATGTTGAGGTGGGGTGTTGATGAGAAGTATATCAAAGAATATATTGATCTAATGCCAGCGGCATCAATGGAAACTGTGTTAACCCAGAAATATATTGCACTTTATATGCAACCTTATAATACTTGGGCTGAGTATCGTCGTACTGGATATCCAACGATATTAGTAAAACCCAATGAGGTAACTTTTGTTGATACCGAAGGAGTAATTGATGAAGATGAAAAAGGGAAAGAGTACTATTTTATCTCTCTTGTTAGTGATGTTCAGAGTGATCTTCCTAATCGAGTGAAGTATTCTAACTTGGAGCCTTTATTGAATTCCGTAGGGTATAATGCTGGACTACAGGCTTTAGGAGGTTCTGGTTCTGACCGCATGAGCACAAAGTTGTGGTGGGAAAAAGATTAA
- a CDS encoding transposase encodes MHNKVTLDLTGVTEKVVSKCFPQASKVMGHFHVQKLAYDALQ; translated from the coding sequence GTGCATAACAAGGTTACTTTAGATCTGACTGGTGTAACGGAAAAGGTTGTAAGCAAGTGTTTTCCTCAAGCGAGCAAAGTTATGGGTCATTTTCATGTCCAAAAACTTGCTTATGATGCATTACAATAG
- a CDS encoding IS3 family transposase codes for MTVALKEDTIRIRKIYTESKARYGSHMIATELKALGVVTSRNRVARIMKMESIKSIVNKRYKVQTTDSNHSNSISENHLNRAFNPIRPSEVWVSDITYIPTDQGWLYLTTVIDLFDRKVIGWSLSSNMTTECTIIKAWQMANTNRESRPGMIFHSDRGVQYTAKEFREKLVKNGIIQSMSRKGNCWDNAVAESFFKITRSWNDRS; via the coding sequence ATAACTGTTGCTTTAAAAGAGGATACGATTCGTATACGTAAAATATATACTGAATCAAAGGCTCGCTATGGTAGTCACATGATTGCGACGGAATTAAAAGCCCTAGGTGTCGTTACTTCTAGAAATAGAGTAGCGCGAATAATGAAGATGGAGTCTATCAAAAGCATTGTAAATAAGAGATATAAAGTCCAAACGACAGATTCAAATCATTCCAATTCGATATCCGAGAACCATCTGAATAGAGCTTTTAACCCCATTAGACCATCGGAAGTTTGGGTTTCTGATATTACCTATATACCAACTGATCAAGGATGGCTTTATTTGACTACTGTTATTGATCTTTTTGATCGTAAAGTAATAGGTTGGTCTCTGTCCAGTAATATGACTACAGAATGCACCATTATTAAAGCTTGGCAAATGGCTAACACAAATCGTGAAAGTAGGCCAGGTATGATATTTCACTCTGATAGAGGCGTACAATATACAGCGAAGGAGTTTAGAGAAAAGTTAGTTAAGAATGGAATAATTCAAAGCATGAGCCGTAAAGGTAATTGCTGGGATAATGCGGTAGCTGAAAGTTTCTTTAAAATAACCAGATCCTGGAATGATAGATCATAA
- a CDS encoding SusC/RagA family TonB-linked outer membrane protein, translating to MKKIFIVASLFMMISFSLRGQTKIITGVVSDAANGQTVPGVSVTVPNSSVGTVTNIDGFYSLKIPIGTKVLKFSYVGMKEVLVEIKGSTVNVKMESKMIGVDEVVVTALGISRDKKALGYAVQNVGGDELNKTKQDNVIAALSGKVSGVQVSGASGSMGGSSRILIRGASSVTGNNQPLFVVDGIPIDNSNFNSTDASRGAGGYDYGSMAQDINPEDIEKMTVLKGPSAAALYGSRAANGVIMITTKKGSKKGGAKSFGVSVNMGIGFESVNRLPDYQNSYGGGSSGKFDVVTIDGVQYDAVEYNEDTSWGPKYDSSHKVLHWDAYDEYDSANYLNPRAWQASQNDVKDFFETGVTYNNSVAFSGADDKGSFRMSISGVNTNGYMPHSNLDKYTVSFNGTRYLNEKLMIQAGVSYINTKAKGRPETGYGDGNVMVKFTQWGQRQLDMDHLSFYKAPDGSQRSWNRTAYDDATPAYSNNPYWIRYENYTEDQRNRYIGNIGLTYDILDGLKGSLKAYHDSYTFRINQRIALGSQETSSYYEMVRQSIENNYEMMFNYNKQLTDDFNLSALAGANIRTNNYYSNSATTAGGLVLPDLYTTTNSKDPATVTDFEEEKMVVSAYGSFSLGYKNTYYLDGTFRNDWSSSLPKENRSFFYPSFTASVVLSSLEFMKEYEWLSFGKIRAGWAMVGNDTDPYSLKETYTNYQPNFGGVPRYSTPNTLPNSELKPETTYSWEIGAELKFLKDRLGIDFTYYSNKTKDLITQVAISGSTGYLYKTMNAGEMSNKGVELMFSATPILTNDFSWDLSLNFAKNTNELVSLSDGITNYQMANAPFRVTVNASVGESYGAIMGTNYVYDQNGNKVISTSGRFLASQGPEVLGTVLPDYNIGLTNSFKYKNFTLTALIDMQHGGSYFSTSNMWGMYSGMLEGSVYQNGVDIREKGVVLDGVYGKFDSKGELVYTDKNGNVSSTPVKNTSNISGRRYSSDHYALVDAQNIFDASYIKLREVTFGYTFPNKMTGLVKNLHVGLYGRNLITWGLDNRDFDPEASVTSSGNVQGIEGGALPSTATYGLNIKFGF from the coding sequence ATGAAAAAGATCTTTATCGTAGCAAGTCTATTTATGATGATCAGTTTTTCTCTTCGAGGTCAAACTAAAATCATAACCGGAGTTGTTTCGGATGCAGCGAATGGGCAAACCGTTCCAGGCGTTTCTGTTACAGTTCCTAATTCTTCAGTTGGTACCGTAACAAATATTGATGGATTCTATTCGTTAAAAATTCCTATTGGAACTAAAGTGCTGAAATTTAGTTATGTTGGAATGAAAGAAGTGCTTGTCGAAATAAAAGGGAGCACTGTAAATGTTAAGATGGAGTCTAAGATGATCGGTGTGGATGAAGTGGTTGTAACTGCATTAGGAATATCTCGAGATAAGAAAGCATTGGGGTATGCAGTCCAAAATGTAGGCGGTGATGAGTTGAATAAAACCAAACAAGACAATGTAATTGCAGCATTGTCTGGTAAGGTTTCAGGTGTTCAAGTCTCTGGAGCTTCTGGTTCGATGGGTGGTTCTAGCCGAATTTTGATTCGCGGTGCTAGTTCTGTAACAGGAAATAATCAACCACTTTTTGTCGTGGATGGTATTCCTATTGATAACTCTAATTTTAATTCCACGGATGCATCTCGAGGTGCAGGTGGTTATGATTATGGTAGTATGGCCCAGGATATTAATCCAGAGGATATTGAGAAAATGACTGTTTTGAAGGGGCCTTCTGCTGCTGCACTTTACGGTTCTAGAGCAGCGAATGGTGTTATTATGATCACTACAAAAAAAGGAAGCAAAAAAGGTGGAGCTAAGTCATTTGGTGTTTCTGTAAATATGGGTATTGGTTTTGAATCTGTTAATCGCTTACCTGATTATCAAAATTCTTATGGTGGAGGTAGTTCCGGTAAGTTTGATGTGGTAACGATAGATGGTGTTCAGTATGATGCTGTAGAATATAATGAAGATACTAGTTGGGGACCGAAATATGACTCATCTCATAAAGTTTTACATTGGGATGCATATGATGAGTATGATTCTGCTAATTATTTAAATCCAAGGGCTTGGCAAGCCTCACAAAACGATGTTAAGGATTTCTTCGAAACTGGCGTTACATATAATAATTCTGTTGCCTTTTCTGGAGCCGATGATAAAGGATCGTTCCGCATGTCTATTTCAGGTGTGAATACTAACGGGTATATGCCTCACTCTAATTTGGATAAATATACTGTTAGTTTTAATGGTACTAGATATTTAAACGAGAAACTTATGATTCAGGCTGGGGTCTCGTATATAAATACTAAAGCTAAAGGACGACCAGAGACTGGATATGGTGATGGTAATGTTATGGTGAAATTTACTCAGTGGGGTCAACGTCAATTAGATATGGATCATTTAAGTTTCTATAAAGCTCCTGATGGTAGTCAACGATCTTGGAATAGAACGGCATACGATGATGCTACGCCTGCTTATTCAAATAACCCTTATTGGATTCGTTATGAGAATTATACTGAGGATCAAAGGAATCGATATATTGGGAATATTGGATTGACATATGATATTTTAGATGGTTTGAAAGGTAGTTTAAAAGCATATCATGATTCATACACATTTCGAATTAATCAGCGTATTGCACTTGGATCACAAGAAACTTCATCTTATTATGAAATGGTTCGTCAATCAATTGAAAACAATTATGAAATGATGTTCAATTATAATAAGCAGTTGACTGATGATTTTAATTTAAGTGCACTAGCTGGTGCCAATATTAGAACGAATAATTATTATTCTAATTCAGCGACTACAGCTGGAGGTTTAGTGCTTCCTGACTTATATACAACTACTAACTCAAAAGATCCAGCAACTGTTACTGATTTTGAGGAAGAGAAAATGGTTGTAAGTGCTTATGGAAGTTTTAGTTTAGGGTATAAAAATACTTATTACTTGGATGGAACTTTCCGTAATGATTGGTCATCTTCTTTGCCAAAAGAGAATCGATCATTTTTTTATCCTTCATTTACTGCAAGTGTCGTGCTATCTTCTCTTGAATTTATGAAAGAGTATGAGTGGCTTTCATTTGGTAAGATTCGTGCTGGTTGGGCAATGGTTGGTAATGATACTGATCCATACTCTTTGAAAGAGACTTATACAAACTATCAGCCGAATTTTGGTGGAGTTCCACGTTATAGTACACCCAATACCTTGCCAAATTCGGAACTTAAACCTGAGACAACTTATTCATGGGAAATTGGTGCAGAATTAAAGTTCCTTAAAGATCGTTTAGGTATTGATTTTACTTATTATTCTAATAAGACTAAAGATTTGATTACACAGGTGGCAATTTCGGGCTCTACAGGTTATCTCTACAAGACAATGAATGCGGGTGAGATGTCTAACAAAGGAGTTGAGTTAATGTTTTCAGCAACACCTATTTTGACAAATGATTTCTCTTGGGATCTTTCTCTTAATTTTGCAAAAAACACCAACGAGCTTGTTTCTCTCTCGGATGGTATTACCAACTATCAAATGGCAAATGCTCCTTTTAGAGTTACTGTGAATGCTTCAGTAGGTGAGTCATATGGTGCAATAATGGGGACTAACTATGTTTATGACCAGAATGGTAATAAAGTAATTTCGACTAGTGGACGTTTTCTTGCATCTCAAGGTCCTGAGGTGTTGGGAACAGTCCTTCCTGATTATAATATTGGCTTAACCAATTCATTCAAGTATAAGAATTTTACATTAACAGCTTTGATTGATATGCAACATGGAGGAAGTTATTTTTCTACTTCAAATATGTGGGGAATGTATTCTGGAATGTTAGAAGGTTCTGTATATCAGAATGGTGTTGATATTCGTGAAAAAGGGGTTGTTTTAGATGGAGTCTATGGTAAATTTGACTCGAAAGGTGAGTTAGTCTATACTGATAAGAATGGAAATGTAAGTTCAACTCCAGTTAAAAATACTTCGAATATTTCTGGTCGACGTTATTCTTCTGACCATTATGCATTGGTGGATGCACAGAATATTTTCGATGCATCATATATTAAGTTGAGAGAAGTGACTTTCGGATATACTTTCCCTAATAAAATGACCGGATTAGTAAAAAATCTTCATGTCGGGCTTTATGGGCGAAATTTGATTACTTGGGGATTGGATAATAGAGATTTTGATCCTGAAGCATCAGTTACTTCTTCTGGAAATGTGCAAGGTATCGAAGGGGGAGCACTTCCATCAACTGCAACCTATGGTTTGAATATTAAGTTTGGATTCTAG
- a CDS encoding ABC transporter permease, translated as MKNNNPIKKGFWGIVLREIDMIRQKNLLLWLSVFLPLISFFFFATLFYQGVATELPVVVVDRDGSTLSRKMMKMVDQTQSMHVAYRETTLLDAKKHLYEGNAYGILYVDETFSKDIYQGVAPKVVAYYNNSFLLPGGLVNKGFATVVKTFAAGLSIQSKMKKGMSEDQALVATVPLSLDTHILVNPTTNYFYYLVTALLPVMLQIFVVMCSVYAIGTEFRDRTSVAWLEQADGNMFVALMGKLTPYIVVFTVIGLFMNSLLFNYFKVPVAGSLMVLNIGLFVMILAGLSMGVLFLCLNPSLRMAMSFSSFYGAVAFSFSGLTFPFHSMPILASYMSKLWPFTSYLDLLMGQVFRGLPLYSTCLPIGLMLLFLFIPLLMQKRLKTICLNEKFWGRL; from the coding sequence ATGAAGAATAATAATCCAATAAAAAAAGGCTTTTGGGGAATTGTTCTTAGAGAAATTGACATGATTCGCCAAAAGAATTTATTGTTGTGGCTTTCTGTATTTCTACCATTAATCTCTTTCTTTTTCTTTGCGACTCTTTTTTATCAAGGAGTTGCAACGGAATTACCTGTTGTTGTTGTCGATAGAGATGGTTCAACTTTATCTAGGAAAATGATGAAAATGGTTGATCAGACACAAAGCATGCATGTTGCCTATAGAGAGACGACATTACTTGATGCAAAAAAACATTTATATGAGGGTAATGCTTATGGTATTTTATATGTTGATGAGACCTTCTCTAAGGATATTTATCAAGGTGTTGCTCCAAAAGTAGTAGCTTACTATAACAACTCTTTTTTATTACCGGGAGGATTGGTAAATAAAGGTTTTGCGACAGTTGTAAAAACATTTGCTGCGGGTTTATCTATTCAGAGTAAAATGAAAAAGGGAATGTCAGAAGATCAGGCTCTTGTTGCAACAGTACCACTATCTTTAGATACCCATATTTTAGTGAATCCTACAACGAATTACTTTTATTATTTGGTTACTGCTTTGTTACCTGTGATGTTGCAAATTTTTGTAGTGATGTGTTCTGTTTATGCTATAGGTACAGAATTTCGTGATAGAACATCTGTGGCTTGGTTAGAACAAGCAGATGGTAATATGTTTGTGGCATTAATGGGAAAGTTGACACCATATATTGTGGTGTTTACAGTGATTGGTCTTTTTATGAATAGCTTATTGTTTAATTATTTCAAGGTTCCAGTTGCGGGTTCTTTAATGGTATTAAATATCGGGTTATTTGTAATGATTTTGGCAGGTCTATCTATGGGGGTTTTGTTTTTATGTTTAAACCCAAGTTTAAGAATGGCTATGAGTTTTAGCTCCTTCTATGGTGCCGTTGCATTTAGTTTTTCGGGATTGACATTTCCTTTTCATAGTATGCCAATTTTAGCGAGTTATATGTCAAAATTGTGGCCATTTACTTCTTATTTAGATTTGCTAATGGGGCAAGTGTTTCGAGGTTTACCACTTTATAGTACATGTTTGCCAATAGGTCTGATGTTACTTTTTCTATTCATCCCTCTTTTGATGCAAAAACGATTGAAAACAATCTGTTTAAACGAGAAGTTTTGGGGGAGATTATAA
- a CDS encoding TolC family protein, giving the protein MKIRMRHSYLVVFFLFIAPLICAAGQTEKKDQTVAMSFEEAIAVLREHNYSIRATEKEHESVKYETKAIKGLYMPKLSVTGTYTVLSDDIEMHVDLTDAKKVGAKMLNGMKDYMGAVVGQLPPSMQAAIGGAMSKVPAPSFKGLPNSLSLKIQDQQLGLITGNLVQPIYMGGKINAANRAAKAKYKVSDLELINVTNQQITELAARYYGLQLATKLVKVRREVVDGFKKHLEDSKHLEKQGMISKAERLHANVAYMDAVQKHKAAVKDMELVQIGLQNTLGIGYWVEPTTELGIMGSLNDVAYYQEYAQKNNPKLLQVDQKQIMVEQLVKKERSEYLPEIALIGSGNIYEYQVTDLVPNWFVGIGVKINIFDGFARENKIKAAKAKRSQVAVYKDKASHDINTVVLKTYHEIEKASESATTLDSTMEFAEEYYRVRNKAFKEGFATSTQVVDAQMNLSKTKIERLQSMYQYDMAFAKLLEWCGMSESFVSYTVNKK; this is encoded by the coding sequence ATGAAGATAAGAATGCGACATTCTTATTTGGTTGTATTTTTTTTGTTCATAGCACCATTAATATGTGCTGCGGGACAAACAGAAAAAAAAGATCAGACTGTTGCTATGTCGTTTGAGGAAGCCATTGCAGTTTTGCGGGAACACAACTACAGTATTAGAGCTACAGAAAAAGAACATGAGAGTGTAAAGTACGAGACGAAGGCAATAAAAGGACTTTATATGCCTAAGCTGTCTGTTACAGGGACCTATACTGTATTGAGTGATGATATTGAAATGCATGTGGATTTAACGGATGCAAAGAAGGTGGGTGCCAAAATGTTAAATGGGATGAAAGACTATATGGGAGCAGTTGTAGGACAGTTACCGCCTTCAATGCAAGCAGCAATAGGAGGAGCGATGTCAAAAGTGCCAGCTCCATCTTTCAAAGGTCTTCCAAATTCATTGAGCTTAAAGATACAAGACCAACAGCTAGGGCTTATTACAGGAAACTTAGTTCAGCCGATCTATATGGGAGGTAAGATTAATGCGGCTAATAGAGCTGCTAAGGCTAAGTATAAAGTGTCGGATTTAGAGTTGATTAATGTGACCAATCAACAGATCACAGAATTGGCAGCACGCTATTATGGATTGCAATTGGCCACAAAGTTAGTTAAAGTCAGAAGAGAGGTCGTGGATGGTTTTAAGAAGCATCTAGAGGATTCGAAACATCTTGAAAAACAGGGAATGATTTCGAAAGCGGAAAGACTTCATGCGAATGTTGCATATATGGATGCTGTTCAAAAGCATAAAGCAGCGGTAAAAGATATGGAGCTAGTTCAGATTGGATTGCAGAATACTCTTGGAATAGGTTATTGGGTAGAGCCAACAACCGAATTGGGAATTATGGGGTCATTGAATGATGTGGCTTATTATCAGGAATACGCTCAAAAGAATAATCCTAAGTTGCTTCAAGTTGATCAAAAACAGATAATGGTTGAACAACTTGTGAAAAAAGAGAGGTCAGAATATTTACCAGAGATAGCACTTATTGGTTCTGGAAATATCTATGAATATCAGGTAACTGATTTGGTTCCAAATTGGTTCGTGGGAATTGGTGTTAAGATCAATATTTTTGATGGTTTTGCTCGTGAAAATAAAATAAAGGCTGCGAAGGCTAAAAGATCTCAGGTTGCTGTATATAAAGATAAAGCTTCACATGACATTAACACAGTGGTGTTAAAAACATATCATGAAATTGAAAAAGCATCTGAATCTGCGACCACTTTAGATAGTACAATGGAGTTTGCAGAAGAATATTATAGGGTAAGAAATAAAGCTTTTAAAGAAGGTTTTGCAACATCGACACAAGTGGTGGATGCCCAAATGAATTTGTCAAAGACAAAAATTGAGAGACTTCAGTCAATGTATCAATATGATATGGCATTTGCAAAATTACTGGAGTGGTGTGGTATGAGTGAGAGTTTTGTTTCCTATACAGTGAATAAAAAATAG
- a CDS encoding ABC transporter permease, with product MKAQRETLYSVFKEQLTQIFSDVGVLFIIIGASVVYPILYGWVYKKEVVNDVPIAIVDQDGSSLSRQLCRYFDATQQISNERVCVDFAQAKSFLMDGEVKGIIVIPKGVERKILRSEHVDISVFADASFFMYYKQVLTGANYVVGTMNAGIRIKKQLLKGKMMNDAVDKALNIKLDSRPLFNPSGGYASYLMPGVLILILHQTLLMGMGLFAGTAYAEKTSWFLKEGLDVKSILIQLIGRGSAFFVLYIPIAIHLLINSFWFLGYPAWASVTDLLLFAFPFLVATISLALLLSTFFKERTSSMIFLLFTSIPLLFLSGISWPYQNMPGFWKSIGSFIPSTQAIIGIYKMQLMHSGLEVCQDQWFKLWELAVLFFCITLLRVIQLRRKFNL from the coding sequence ATGAAAGCACAGAGAGAAACATTGTATAGTGTATTTAAGGAACAATTGACACAAATATTTTCAGATGTTGGTGTTCTGTTTATCATTATCGGTGCAAGTGTTGTTTATCCTATTCTTTATGGATGGGTGTACAAAAAAGAGGTTGTTAATGATGTTCCGATAGCTATTGTCGATCAGGATGGAAGTTCGTTGAGTAGACAGTTGTGCCGTTATTTTGATGCGACCCAACAAATATCTAATGAACGAGTGTGTGTGGATTTTGCTCAAGCTAAGTCGTTCTTGATGGATGGTGAAGTTAAAGGTATAATCGTTATACCTAAAGGGGTTGAACGTAAGATCCTTCGAAGTGAACATGTTGATATCTCGGTTTTTGCAGATGCTAGTTTTTTTATGTACTACAAGCAGGTGTTAACTGGGGCAAATTACGTGGTGGGAACTATGAATGCTGGTATTCGAATAAAGAAACAGTTGCTAAAAGGAAAGATGATGAATGATGCTGTAGATAAAGCATTAAATATTAAATTGGATTCTCGTCCACTTTTTAATCCATCAGGAGGCTATGCTAGTTATTTGATGCCAGGAGTTCTCATATTAATTCTACATCAAACGCTTCTAATGGGTATGGGGCTATTTGCGGGGACTGCATATGCTGAGAAAACAAGTTGGTTTTTAAAAGAGGGGCTAGATGTTAAGTCAATATTGATACAGTTGATTGGAAGAGGTTCAGCATTTTTTGTTTTGTATATTCCTATTGCTATTCATTTGTTGATAAATAGTTTCTGGTTCTTAGGATACCCAGCTTGGGCAAGTGTAACTGACTTATTATTGTTCGCGTTTCCATTCTTAGTGGCAACAATAAGCTTAGCTCTTTTGTTAAGTACTTTCTTCAAAGAAAGAACGAGTTCTATGATATTTTTGCTTTTTACATCTATACCTTTGCTTTTTTTGTCAGGTATATCGTGGCCATATCAAAATATGCCTGGATTTTGGAAGTCAATAGGCTCATTTATCCCAAGTACACAGGCTATAATCGGGATTTATAAGATGCAATTGATGCATTCTGGTCTTGAGGTATGTCAAGACCAATGGTTTAAATTATGGGAATTAGCAGTACTGTTTTTCTGTATTACACTCTTAAGAGTGATTCAACTTAGGAGGAAGTTTAATTTATAA